Proteins from one Deinococcus actinosclerus genomic window:
- the glyA gene encoding serine hydroxymethyltransferase — MTSTAHPTAPARDTALFDLIAQEAERQRLGLELIASENFTSAAVREAQGSIVTNKYAEGYPGKRWYGGCEVVDRIEQLAIDRLKELFGAAWANVQPHSGSSANLAVYNALIEPGSVVLGMDLSHGGHLTHGNPVNFSGLRYQIVGYKVNPETELIDMEEVRRLAHEHKPKMIIAGASAYSRTIDFAAFREIADEVGAILFADIAHIAGLIAAGVHPNALPHAHVVASTTHKTLRGPRGGIILSNDPELGAKIDRAVFPGYQGGPLEHVIAAKAVAFGECLTDEFKAYAAQIIRNAQALAAAFQERGYRVVSGGTDNHLFVLDLRPQGLNGTKATRLLDANHITISKSTLPYDTEKILHGGGIRIGTPAVTTRGMTEADMQTVADLIDRALKGQDVKAEVHAFAGGFPIP, encoded by the coding sequence ATGACCAGCACCGCCCATCCCACTGCGCCCGCCCGTGACACGGCCCTCTTCGACCTGATCGCCCAGGAAGCCGAGCGGCAGCGGCTGGGGCTGGAACTGATCGCCTCCGAGAACTTCACGTCGGCGGCGGTGCGCGAGGCGCAGGGCAGCATCGTCACGAACAAGTACGCGGAAGGCTACCCCGGCAAGCGCTGGTACGGCGGCTGCGAGGTCGTCGACCGCATCGAGCAGCTCGCCATCGACCGCCTGAAGGAACTGTTCGGCGCGGCCTGGGCGAACGTGCAGCCCCACAGTGGCAGCAGCGCCAACCTCGCGGTGTACAACGCCCTGATCGAGCCGGGTTCCGTGGTGCTGGGCATGGACCTGAGCCACGGCGGGCACCTGACGCACGGGAACCCCGTGAACTTCTCGGGCCTGCGCTACCAGATCGTAGGCTACAAGGTGAACCCCGAGACGGAACTCATCGACATGGAGGAAGTCCGCCGGCTGGCGCACGAGCACAAGCCGAAGATGATCATCGCGGGGGCCAGCGCCTACAGCCGCACCATCGACTTCGCGGCGTTCCGCGAGATCGCCGACGAGGTGGGCGCGATCCTGTTCGCGGACATCGCGCACATCGCGGGGCTGATCGCGGCGGGCGTGCACCCGAACGCGCTGCCGCACGCGCACGTGGTCGCCAGCACCACCCACAAGACCCTGCGCGGGCCGCGCGGCGGGATCATCCTGAGCAACGACCCGGAACTGGGTGCCAAGATCGACCGCGCGGTGTTCCCCGGCTACCAGGGCGGCCCGCTGGAGCACGTGATCGCCGCGAAGGCCGTCGCGTTCGGCGAGTGCCTGACCGACGAGTTCAAGGCGTACGCCGCGCAGATCATCCGCAACGCGCAGGCGCTCGCCGCCGCCTTCCAGGAGCGGGGCTACCGCGTGGTGTCCGGCGGGACCGACAACCACCTGTTCGTGCTCGACCTGCGCCCCCAGGGCCTGAACGGCACCAAGGCCACGCGCCTGCTCGACGCCAACCACATCACGATCAGCAAGAGCACCCTGCCGTACGACACCGAGAAGATCCTGCACGGCGGCGGCATCCGCATCGGCACGCCCGCCGTCACCACGCGCGGCATGACGGAAGCGGACATGCAGACCGTCGCCGACCTGATCGACCGCGCCCTGAAGGGCCAGGACGTGAAGGCCGAGGTACATGCCTTCGCGGGCGGCTTCCCGATTCCCTGA
- a CDS encoding helix-turn-helix transcriptional regulator: MNNRLRELRTARGWTQADLADQLDVSRQTVNALETGRYDPSLPLAFKLARLFGQRIEDIFQDDPQP; this comes from the coding sequence ATGAACAACCGCCTGCGCGAACTCCGCACCGCGCGCGGCTGGACGCAGGCCGACCTCGCCGATCAGCTCGACGTGTCCCGCCAGACCGTCAACGCCCTGGAAACCGGCCGGTATGACCCCAGCCTGCCGCTGGCCTTCAAACTAGCCCGCCTGTTCGGGCAGCGCATCGAGGACATCTTCCAGGACGACCCCCAACCGTGA
- a CDS encoding glutamate synthase subunit beta → MSKITGFLDQPRIKDQYAPVDARLKHYHEFLLPLAPDAARLQATRCMDCGIPFCNNGCPVGNIIPDFNNLVYQDDWRSALDTLHSTNNFPEFTGRICPAPCEAACTLNINGDAVGIKSIELSIIERGWQEGWVTPQPPAVKTGKRVAVIGSGPAGLAAAQQLARAGHAVTVFEKNDRVGGLMRYGIPDFKMDKHHIDRRVEQMQAEGVTFRTGVLVGAWPEGSRVTNLSRQTVTPDELKAEFDAVLLAGGAEHPRDLPAPGRELDGIHFAMEFLPQQNRVNAGDKLKKQLRADGKHVIVIGGGDTGSDCVGTSNRHGAASVTQFEVMPQPPEQENKPLVWPYWPMKLRTSTSHEEGAVREFAIATKEFIGKGGKVTGVKTVRMEFKDGQLSEVPGSEEIHKADLVLLAMGFVSPVGSVIDAFGITKDARGNAHAHTDEGGYHTNVEGVFAAGDMRRGQSLVVWAIREGRQAARAIDQHLMGTSVLPR, encoded by the coding sequence ATGAGCAAGATCACCGGCTTCCTCGACCAGCCGCGCATCAAGGACCAGTACGCCCCGGTCGACGCGCGCCTCAAGCACTACCACGAGTTCCTGCTGCCCCTGGCGCCCGACGCCGCCCGCCTCCAGGCGACGCGCTGCATGGACTGCGGCATCCCGTTCTGCAACAACGGCTGCCCCGTCGGGAACATCATCCCCGACTTCAACAACCTCGTGTATCAGGACGACTGGCGCTCGGCGCTGGACACCCTGCACTCCACGAACAACTTCCCCGAGTTTACGGGCCGCATCTGCCCCGCGCCCTGCGAGGCCGCCTGCACCCTGAACATCAACGGCGACGCCGTGGGCATCAAGAGCATCGAGCTGAGCATCATTGAGCGCGGCTGGCAGGAAGGCTGGGTCACGCCGCAACCCCCCGCCGTGAAGACCGGGAAGAGGGTCGCCGTGATCGGCTCCGGCCCCGCCGGGCTGGCCGCCGCGCAGCAGCTCGCGCGCGCCGGGCACGCCGTGACCGTGTTCGAGAAGAACGACCGCGTGGGCGGCCTGATGCGCTACGGCATCCCCGACTTCAAGATGGACAAGCATCACATTGACCGCCGCGTCGAGCAGATGCAGGCCGAGGGCGTCACCTTCCGCACTGGCGTCCTGGTGGGCGCGTGGCCCGAGGGCAGCCGCGTCACGAACCTCAGCAGGCAGACCGTCACGCCCGACGAGCTGAAAGCCGAGTTCGACGCCGTGCTCCTCGCGGGCGGCGCCGAGCACCCCCGCGACCTCCCCGCCCCCGGCCGCGAGCTGGACGGCATTCACTTCGCCATGGAATTCCTGCCCCAGCAGAACCGCGTGAACGCCGGGGACAAACTGAAAAAGCAGCTGCGCGCCGACGGCAAGCACGTCATCGTGATCGGCGGCGGCGACACCGGTAGCGATTGCGTCGGCACCAGCAACCGCCACGGCGCCGCGTCCGTGACGCAGTTCGAGGTCATGCCCCAGCCGCCCGAACAGGAGAACAAACCCCTCGTGTGGCCCTACTGGCCCATGAAACTCCGCACCAGCACCAGCCACGAGGAAGGCGCCGTGCGCGAATTCGCCATCGCCACCAAGGAATTCATCGGCAAAGGCGGCAAGGTCACCGGCGTCAAGACCGTCCGCATGGAGTTCAAGGACGGCCAGCTCTCCGAGGTGCCCGGCAGCGAGGAAATCCACAAGGCCGACCTCGTCCTGCTCGCCATGGGCTTCGTCAGCCCCGTCGGCAGCGTCATTGACGCCTTCGGCATCACCAAAGACGCGCGCGGCAACGCCCACGCCCACACCGACGAGGGCGGCTACCACACCAACGTCGAAGGCGTGTTCGCCGCCGGGGACATGCGCCGCGGCCAGAGCCTCGTCGTGTGGGCCATTCGCGAGGGCCGTCAGGCCGCCCGCGCCATCGACCAGCACCTCATGGGCACCAGCGTCCTGCCCCGCTGA
- a CDS encoding HD domain-containing phosphohydrolase has product MDSGPPPSELTLQLTQVGLTASSLSSALTPVLQTITRHTGATAAAYYQRRDAVAAADDRPYPPAALTRDPSYPVRVCQGPAPLPTLPPEVRRRLSHEADLLNLPPTPQHPALLAAPIRERSGELLGALLLTRSAGHWSSSECNLLRTLSGLVTLVAARLNAEERERDAQEHALRALGLALEARDSAMRGHTDRVTQLATLVGQAMHLAPEALDALRWGAYLHDIGKLTLPDDVLHHPGPLTPVMRERMRQHVDEGLNLARQLPFLPPEALDVIAAHHERWDGTGYPRGRSGTAIPLPARIFAACDVFDALTSPRAYKPAWTPGDALQFVQQGSGTHFDPQVVQALTQVLGHHAA; this is encoded by the coding sequence ATGGACAGTGGCCCGCCCCCCAGCGAACTGACCCTGCAGCTCACGCAGGTGGGCCTGACGGCCAGCAGTCTGTCCAGCGCACTGACCCCCGTCCTCCAGACCATCACGCGCCACACCGGCGCCACCGCCGCCGCGTACTACCAGCGCCGTGACGCCGTGGCGGCCGCCGACGACCGCCCGTACCCTCCGGCCGCCCTGACCCGTGACCCCAGCTATCCCGTCCGGGTGTGCCAGGGCCCCGCGCCGCTGCCCACGCTGCCGCCGGAGGTGCGGCGCCGCCTGTCCCACGAGGCGGATCTGCTGAACCTGCCCCCCACCCCGCAGCACCCCGCTCTGCTCGCCGCGCCCATCCGCGAACGCAGCGGCGAACTGCTGGGCGCCCTGCTGCTCACCCGCAGCGCCGGCCACTGGAGTTCCAGCGAGTGCAACCTGCTGCGCACCCTGTCGGGACTGGTCACGCTGGTCGCCGCGCGCCTGAACGCCGAGGAACGCGAACGGGACGCGCAGGAACACGCCCTGCGCGCCCTGGGTCTGGCGCTGGAAGCCCGCGACAGCGCCATGCGCGGTCACACCGACCGCGTGACGCAGCTCGCCACGCTCGTCGGGCAGGCCATGCACCTCGCCCCGGAGGCGCTCGACGCCCTGCGCTGGGGCGCGTACCTGCACGACATCGGCAAGCTGACCCTGCCCGACGACGTCCTGCACCACCCCGGGCCGCTGACCCCCGTCATGCGTGAACGCATGCGCCAGCACGTCGACGAGGGCCTCAACCTCGCCCGGCAGCTGCCCTTCCTGCCACCCGAGGCGCTGGACGTGATCGCCGCGCACCACGAACGCTGGGACGGCACCGGGTACCCGCGCGGCCGCAGCGGCACCGCCATTCCCCTGCCCGCCCGGATCTTCGCCGCGTGCGACGTGTTCGACGCCCTGACCAGCCCCCGCGCCTACAAGCCCGCCTGGACACCCGGCGACGCCCTGCAGTTCGTGCAGCAGGGCAGCGGCACGCATTTCGACCCGCAGGTCGTGCAGGCCCTCACGCAGGTGCTCGGGCACCACGCAGCCTAG
- a CDS encoding YybH family protein: MPPEQILQAYADAVYARDAEALLALYHPQVTVYDMWAHWLYDGQPQWRGMVEGWFASLGDERVQVTFDDIRSHVTPEMALVHAFVTYAGLSASGERLRAMNNRLTLTLTRSGDRWLILHEHSSAPADFETGKVNLHRPA; the protein is encoded by the coding sequence ATGCCCCCCGAACAGATCCTCCAGGCCTACGCCGACGCCGTGTACGCCCGTGACGCCGAAGCCCTCCTGGCCCTGTACCACCCGCAGGTCACCGTGTACGACATGTGGGCACACTGGCTCTACGACGGCCAGCCCCAGTGGCGCGGCATGGTCGAGGGCTGGTTCGCCAGCCTGGGTGACGAGCGGGTGCAGGTCACCTTCGACGACATCCGCAGCCATGTCACGCCGGAGATGGCCCTCGTGCACGCCTTCGTCACCTACGCGGGCCTGAGTGCCAGCGGCGAACGCCTGCGCGCCATGAACAACCGCCTGACCCTCACCCTCACCCGCAGCGGCGACCGCTGGCTGATCCTCCACGAACACAGCAGCGCCCCCGCCGATTTCGAAACCGGCAAGGTCAACCTCCACCGACCGGCATGA
- a CDS encoding glutamate synthase-related protein, which translates to MNRTDNRVTPAEAPHTPVTPASGAELNLAREQGLYSAAEHDACGVGFVAHIKGRKNHAIVQQGLKILENLDHRGAVGADPLMGDGAGILIQIPDDFYRAELAAQGVTLPPLGDYGVGMIFLPKEIASRRACEQELERAIVAEGQVVLGWRDVPVNREMPMSPAVREKEPVIRQVFIGAGPDTLVPDALERKLYVIRRRASNAIRALNFTHGAEYYVPSMSCRTVIYKGLLLATQVGEYYLDLQDDRVVSALALVHQRFSTNTFPEWPLAHPYRMVAHNGEINTVKGNFNWMRAREGIMQSPVLGDDLKKLYPISFEGESDTATFDNALELLTLAGYPMAHAAMMMIPEAWEQNANLDPRRRAFYEYHASMMEPWDGPAAMVFTDGRQVGATLDRNGLRPARYLQTRDDLVILASESGVLPVPESKIVKKWRLQPGRMFLIDFEQGRIIEDDELKMQFASARPYAQWVDSTRFRLDDSEETGTVGQFRETLLDRQQAFGYTQEDLKFLMGPMALTGEEGIGSMGNDSPLAVLSGKNKPLYNYFRQLFAQVTNPPIDPIRESVVMSLVSFVGPRPNLLDINAVNPQLRLEVEQPILDFDDMARVRNIAEHTRGKFKAYDLDITYPAEWGARGVEAKLATINAWAVDAIESGHNIIIISDRRVDRERVAIPSLLALSSIHHHLVKAGLRMKVGLVVETGDAREVHHFAALAGYGAEAIHPYLALETLINLHTDVPGMPALHGIDAHKAIYNYVKAIGKGLSKIMSKMGVSTYMSYCGAQLFEAVGLKTDFVQKYFYGTPSQVGGIGIFEVAEEALRNHRAAFSEDPVLAQNLDAGGEYAWRVRGEEHMWTPDSIAKLQHSVRSGNYATYEEYARIINDQSKRHMTLRGLFEFRTDGVTPVPLEEVESASEIVKRFATGAMSLGSISTEAHTTLAVAMNRIGGKSNTGEGGEDPARYEREMRGETLGEGHTLASILGESRVEVDYPLKPGDSLRSKIKQVASGRFGVTTGYLTSADQIQIKMAQGAKPGEGGQLPGGKVSEYIGFLRHSVPGVGLISPPPHHDIYSIEDLAQLIHDLKNVNPRADISVKLVSEVGVGTIAAGVAKAKADHIVIAGHDGGTGASPWSSIKHAGSPWELGLAETQQTLVLNRLRDRVRVQTDGQLKTGRDVVIAALLGADEFGFATAPLVAQGCIMMRKCHLNTCPVGVATQDPVLRARFQGKPEHVINFFFFIAEEVRAVMASLGIRTFDELIGRADLLDTKKGVEHWKAQGLDFSRVFYRPEVPEEVGVRHLHTQDHGLSGALDLQLIEKCRPAFEKGEKVHFLQDVRNVNRTVGAMLSGELIRVRPEGLPDNTVFVQMEGTGGQSFGAFLAPGLTLYLIGDANDYTGKGLSGGRVVVRPSIEFRGKAEENIIVGNTVLYGATSGEAFFRGVAGERFAVRLSGAEAVVEGTGDHGCEYMTGGTVVVLGQTGRNFAAGMSGGVAYVYDVDGSFEKRCNTSMVDLHPLLPEDQQLAQTGGALHLGQSDEAHLRRLLESHHKWTGSQRASDLLDDWEATLKRFVKVFPKEYQRALRERAEAGTVHAADTTSMQTAQPGNPVAAQGTLTK; encoded by the coding sequence CGCCTGCGGCGTGGGCTTCGTCGCGCACATCAAGGGCCGCAAGAACCACGCCATCGTGCAGCAGGGCCTCAAGATCCTCGAGAACCTCGACCACCGCGGCGCGGTCGGCGCCGATCCCCTGATGGGCGACGGCGCGGGCATCCTGATCCAGATTCCCGACGACTTCTACCGCGCCGAACTTGCCGCGCAGGGCGTGACCCTGCCCCCGCTGGGCGACTACGGCGTCGGCATGATCTTCCTGCCCAAGGAGATCGCCTCGCGGCGCGCCTGCGAGCAGGAACTCGAACGCGCCATCGTCGCCGAGGGGCAGGTCGTGCTGGGCTGGCGCGACGTGCCGGTCAACCGCGAGATGCCCATGAGCCCCGCCGTGCGCGAGAAGGAACCCGTCATCCGGCAGGTGTTCATCGGCGCCGGACCCGACACCCTGGTCCCCGACGCGCTGGAACGCAAGCTGTACGTCATCCGCCGCCGCGCGTCCAACGCCATCCGCGCGCTGAACTTCACGCACGGGGCCGAGTACTACGTGCCCTCCATGTCGTGCCGGACCGTGATCTACAAGGGGCTGCTGCTCGCCACGCAGGTCGGCGAGTACTACCTCGACCTCCAGGACGACCGCGTCGTGTCCGCCCTGGCCCTGGTGCACCAGCGCTTTTCCACGAACACCTTCCCCGAGTGGCCGCTGGCGCACCCCTACCGCATGGTCGCGCACAACGGCGAGATCAACACCGTCAAGGGGAACTTCAACTGGATGCGCGCCCGCGAGGGCATCATGCAGAGCCCCGTGCTGGGCGACGACCTGAAGAAGCTCTACCCGATCTCCTTCGAGGGTGAGAGTGACACCGCCACCTTCGACAACGCGCTCGAACTCCTGACCCTGGCCGGGTACCCCATGGCGCACGCCGCCATGATGATGATCCCCGAGGCCTGGGAGCAGAACGCCAACCTCGACCCGCGCCGGCGCGCGTTCTACGAGTACCACGCCAGCATGATGGAGCCCTGGGACGGCCCCGCCGCGATGGTCTTCACCGACGGCCGCCAGGTCGGCGCGACCCTTGACCGCAACGGCCTGCGCCCCGCCCGCTACCTCCAGACCCGCGACGACCTCGTGATCCTGGCCTCCGAGTCCGGCGTGCTGCCCGTGCCCGAGAGCAAGATCGTCAAGAAGTGGCGGCTGCAGCCGGGCCGCATGTTCCTGATCGACTTCGAGCAGGGCCGCATCATCGAGGACGACGAGCTGAAGATGCAGTTCGCCTCGGCCAGACCGTACGCGCAGTGGGTGGACAGCACCCGCTTCCGCCTGGACGACAGCGAGGAGACCGGCACCGTGGGGCAGTTCCGCGAGACGCTGCTCGACCGCCAGCAGGCCTTCGGGTACACCCAGGAGGACCTGAAGTTCCTGATGGGCCCGATGGCCCTGACCGGCGAGGAAGGCATCGGCTCCATGGGCAACGACAGCCCGCTGGCCGTGCTGTCCGGCAAGAACAAGCCGCTGTACAACTACTTCCGGCAGCTGTTCGCGCAGGTCACGAACCCGCCCATCGACCCGATCCGCGAATCGGTCGTCATGAGCCTCGTGTCGTTCGTGGGCCCGCGCCCGAACCTGCTCGACATCAACGCCGTGAACCCGCAGCTGCGCCTGGAAGTCGAGCAGCCCATCCTGGACTTCGACGACATGGCCCGCGTGCGCAACATCGCCGAGCACACCCGCGGCAAGTTCAAGGCCTACGACCTCGACATCACCTACCCCGCCGAGTGGGGTGCGCGCGGCGTGGAAGCCAAGCTCGCGACCATCAACGCCTGGGCGGTGGACGCGATCGAGAGCGGCCACAACATCATCATCATCAGTGACCGCCGGGTGGACCGCGAGCGCGTCGCGATTCCCAGCCTGCTGGCCCTGAGCAGCATCCACCACCACCTCGTCAAGGCGGGCCTGCGCATGAAGGTCGGTCTGGTCGTGGAAACCGGCGACGCCCGCGAGGTCCACCACTTCGCCGCGCTGGCCGGGTACGGCGCGGAAGCCATCCACCCGTACCTCGCGCTGGAAACGCTGATCAACCTGCACACCGACGTGCCCGGCATGCCCGCCCTGCACGGCATCGACGCGCACAAGGCCATCTACAACTACGTCAAGGCCATCGGCAAGGGCCTGAGCAAGATCATGTCCAAGATGGGCGTCAGCACGTACATGAGCTACTGCGGCGCGCAGCTGTTCGAGGCGGTGGGCCTGAAGACCGACTTCGTGCAGAAGTACTTCTACGGCACGCCCAGCCAAGTCGGCGGCATCGGCATCTTCGAGGTGGCGGAAGAAGCCCTGCGCAACCACCGCGCGGCGTTCAGCGAGGACCCGGTGCTGGCGCAGAACCTCGACGCGGGCGGCGAGTACGCCTGGCGCGTGCGCGGCGAGGAGCACATGTGGACGCCGGACTCCATCGCCAAACTCCAGCACTCGGTGCGCAGCGGCAACTACGCCACCTACGAGGAGTACGCCCGCATCATCAACGACCAGAGCAAGCGGCACATGACCCTGCGCGGCCTGTTCGAATTCCGCACCGACGGCGTGACCCCCGTGCCGCTGGAGGAGGTGGAAAGCGCCAGCGAGATCGTCAAGCGCTTCGCCACCGGCGCCATGAGCCTCGGCTCGATCAGCACCGAGGCGCACACCACCCTGGCCGTCGCCATGAACCGTATCGGCGGCAAGAGCAACACCGGCGAGGGCGGCGAGGATCCCGCCCGCTACGAGCGCGAGATGCGCGGCGAGACGCTCGGTGAGGGCCACACCCTCGCCAGCATCCTGGGCGAGAGCCGCGTGGAAGTCGACTACCCGCTGAAACCCGGCGACTCCCTGCGCAGCAAGATCAAGCAGGTCGCCTCGGGCCGCTTCGGCGTCACCACCGGCTACCTGACGAGCGCCGACCAGATCCAGATCAAGATGGCCCAGGGCGCCAAGCCCGGCGAGGGCGGCCAGCTGCCCGGCGGGAAGGTCAGCGAGTACATCGGCTTCCTGCGCCACTCCGTGCCCGGCGTGGGCCTGATCAGCCCGCCCCCGCACCACGACATCTACTCCATCGAGGACCTCGCGCAGCTCATCCACGACCTGAAGAACGTCAATCCCCGCGCGGACATCAGCGTGAAACTCGTCTCCGAGGTCGGCGTGGGCACCATCGCCGCCGGGGTCGCCAAGGCCAAGGCCGACCACATCGTGATCGCCGGGCACGACGGCGGCACCGGGGCCAGCCCCTGGAGCTCCATCAAGCACGCCGGTAGCCCGTGGGAACTGGGCTTGGCGGAGACGCAGCAGACCCTGGTCCTGAACCGCCTGCGTGACCGCGTGCGCGTGCAGACCGACGGGCAGCTCAAGACCGGCCGTGACGTGGTGATCGCCGCGCTGCTGGGCGCCGACGAGTTCGGCTTCGCCACCGCGCCGCTGGTCGCGCAGGGCTGCATCATGATGCGCAAGTGCCACCTGAACACCTGCCCCGTGGGCGTCGCCACGCAGGACCCGGTGCTGCGCGCCCGCTTCCAGGGCAAACCCGAGCACGTCATCAACTTCTTCTTCTTCATCGCCGAGGAGGTCCGCGCCGTCATGGCCAGCCTGGGCATCCGCACCTTCGACGAGCTGATCGGCCGCGCCGACCTGCTCGACACGAAGAAGGGCGTCGAGCACTGGAAGGCACAGGGCCTGGACTTCAGCCGCGTCTTCTACCGCCCCGAGGTGCCTGAAGAGGTCGGCGTGCGCCACCTCCACACCCAGGACCACGGCCTGAGCGGCGCGCTCGACCTCCAGCTCATCGAGAAGTGCCGCCCCGCCTTCGAGAAGGGCGAGAAGGTGCACTTCCTGCAGGACGTCCGCAACGTGAACCGCACCGTCGGCGCGATGCTGTCCGGCGAACTGATCCGCGTGCGCCCGGAAGGGCTGCCCGACAACACCGTGTTCGTGCAGATGGAAGGCACCGGCGGCCAGAGCTTCGGCGCGTTCCTCGCCCCGGGCCTGACCCTGTACCTGATCGGCGACGCGAACGACTACACCGGCAAGGGCCTCTCGGGCGGCCGCGTGGTCGTGCGCCCCAGCATCGAATTCCGCGGCAAGGCCGAGGAGAACATCATCGTCGGGAACACCGTCCTGTACGGCGCGACGAGCGGTGAAGCCTTCTTCCGGGGCGTGGCGGGCGAACGCTTCGCCGTGCGCCTCAGCGGCGCTGAGGCCGTCGTGGAGGGCACCGGCGACCACGGCTGCGAGTACATGACCGGCGGGACCGTCGTCGTGCTCGGACAGACCGGCCGGAACTTCGCCGCAGGCATGAGTGGCGGCGTCGCGTACGTGTACGACGTGGACGGCAGCTTCGAGAAGCGCTGCAACACCAGCATGGTGGACCTGCACCCCCTGCTGCCCGAGGACCAGCAGCTCGCGCAGACGGGCGGCGCCCTGCACCTGGGCCAGAGCGACGAGGCCCACCTGCGCCGCCTGCTCGAAAGCCACCACAAGTGGACCGGCTCGCAGCGCGCCTCCGACCTGCTGGACGACTGGGAGGCCACCCTGAAGCGCTTCGTCAAGGTCTTCCCGAAGGAGTACCAGCGCGCTCTGCGCGAACGCGCCGAGGCTGGCACTGTGCACGCCGCCGACACCACCAGCATGCAGACCGCGCAGCCCGGCAACCCCGTGGCCGCGCAGGGCACCCTGACCAAGTAA
- a CDS encoding potassium/proton antiporter, producing the protein MGEVHAEVFLLVVGVLLLMSLLMSRIGGRLGIPGLLLFLGVGMVAGSDGLGIQFQDYHLAQAIGTVALCFILFQGGLDTNWAHTRPVVRRGLSLATVGVLGTAGIMAAFVHYAFGLPWLTAWLLGAIVSSTDASAVFSVLKERQLGLKGEVAPLLEFESGGNDPMAVFLTVGILDLMAHPELGVLGIVPLFIKQMLLGAVFGVVLGRAALWVLNRLQLQFEGLYSVLSLALALTIFAGTAVAGGSGFLAIYIAGVILGNADFIHKRSLIGFHDGLSWLMQVAMFLTLGLLVNPHDLLPTAGLAIACALVLVFLARPVSVYLALARAKMPLNEKSMVAWVGLRGAVPIVLATFPLLAGVPQAQTLFNIVFFIVLVSVLLQGTTLTLVARFLHVREALPVNAASPITYTPTGHDRNNMVEVEVTPGSEADGQRIVDLKLPPEALVILVNRAGEYLIPRGATDLRGGDHVLVLAGPEELREVRRMLGRSAPT; encoded by the coding sequence ATGGGTGAAGTGCACGCCGAAGTGTTCCTGCTGGTGGTGGGGGTCCTGCTGCTGATGAGTCTGCTCATGAGCCGCATCGGGGGCCGGCTGGGCATTCCGGGCCTGCTGCTGTTCCTGGGCGTGGGCATGGTCGCGGGGTCCGACGGACTGGGCATCCAGTTTCAGGACTACCATCTGGCGCAGGCGATCGGCACGGTGGCGCTGTGCTTCATCCTCTTTCAGGGCGGCCTGGACACGAACTGGGCGCACACGCGGCCCGTGGTGCGCCGCGGCCTGAGCCTGGCGACGGTCGGGGTGCTGGGCACCGCCGGGATCATGGCGGCGTTCGTGCACTACGCCTTCGGGCTGCCGTGGCTGACGGCGTGGCTGCTGGGCGCCATCGTCAGCAGCACCGACGCCAGCGCGGTGTTCAGCGTCCTCAAGGAGCGGCAGCTGGGCCTCAAGGGAGAGGTGGCCCCGCTGCTGGAGTTCGAGTCCGGCGGCAACGACCCGATGGCGGTCTTCCTGACGGTCGGCATCCTGGACCTGATGGCGCACCCGGAACTGGGCGTGCTGGGCATCGTGCCGCTGTTCATCAAGCAGATGCTGCTGGGCGCGGTGTTCGGGGTGGTGCTGGGGCGCGCGGCGCTGTGGGTCCTGAACCGCCTGCAACTCCAGTTCGAGGGGCTGTACTCGGTGCTGTCGCTGGCGCTGGCCCTGACGATCTTCGCGGGCACGGCGGTCGCGGGCGGCAGCGGCTTCCTGGCGATCTACATCGCGGGCGTGATCCTGGGCAACGCGGACTTCATCCACAAGCGCTCCCTGATCGGCTTCCACGACGGGCTGTCGTGGCTGATGCAGGTGGCGATGTTCCTCACGCTGGGCCTGCTGGTCAACCCGCACGACCTGCTGCCCACGGCGGGGCTGGCGATCGCGTGCGCGCTCGTGCTGGTGTTCCTGGCGCGGCCGGTCAGCGTGTACCTGGCGCTGGCCCGCGCGAAGATGCCGCTGAACGAGAAGAGCATGGTGGCGTGGGTGGGGCTGCGCGGCGCGGTGCCGATCGTCCTGGCGACCTTCCCGCTGCTGGCGGGCGTGCCGCAGGCGCAGACGCTCTTCAACATCGTGTTCTTCATCGTGCTCGTCAGCGTGCTGCTCCAGGGCACCACCCTGACGCTGGTGGCGCGGTTCCTGCACGTGCGCGAGGCGCTGCCGGTCAACGCGGCGTCCCCGATCACGTACACCCCCACCGGCCACGACCGCAACAACATGGTCGAGGTGGAGGTCACGCCCGGCAGCGAGGCGGACGGGCAGCGCATCGTGGACCTGAAGCTGCCGCCCGAGGCGCTGGTGATCCTCGTCAACCGCGCCGGGGAGTACCTCATTCCGCGCGGCGCGACCGACCTGCGCGGCGGGGATCACGTGCTCGTGCTGGCCGGGCCGGAGGAACTGCGCGAGGTGCGGCGCATGCTGGGCCGCAGCGCCCCCACCTGA